Within Seriola aureovittata isolate HTS-2021-v1 ecotype China chromosome 12, ASM2101889v1, whole genome shotgun sequence, the genomic segment ATCGCATCTCTGGATGGCTGCACTGCTCGCCTGATTGCCCGGCCCGCTGCAGGACCGGCTGGCCAAGCCCACCGACCTGAGGACCTATATAAGGCCCCACGGCAGCACCTCAGCTTGTGTCTGTCACCAGATCTTCATCGTCggcctcctctgcctctctcctcgGATTAAtctttcctctgtgtcctcagagtagcgtacagcagcagcagcagcagcagccatgtctCACGGATGGGGATACGGACCTTCTAACGGTGAGGATCCACATTCAGGTTTCTGTGTAACAGGTTGagaacaacaagaacaacatgCAAACAGCTGTTCATCAGCTTCAGTCCAGCAGGTCCAGCTGCTGAGCAGGAGCCACAATCTGCACGATTCTGCAGatttacatgtaaaacactggagaaactTTTGAACTGGAGTTTGAACTATTACACAACTAACAGctttaaaatacatacacatggatgcatcaataataatataaatgacctcataataatgtatttatttatagatatatacatatattatacatatataagtatttataagtatttatttatatgttgtCTATAAGCAAGTGCAATTTTAATACTCATATCTTTACACGtttctttacatatttatatttatgtatttatttatgttatatatatatatatatatatatatatatacagtatatatgtatttatttatctttatttttatctttatcttatttttCTACTTCGTATTCTCTGTTCTTTGCTGAGGAGCAACAGTAACACAAACTAATTTGAAGTATTCTGAAtgtgataaatacattttaaaatgtggaaCATTTACTATGAATTGTAATATACTATGAATTACTATGaatgaaaattttaattattttattattattataattattcattaaccctctgaggtcgacGGATGTTTCTATTAAAATCTTTTAGATAGTTCAGAGCAGAAATCTGGTTTAATTGTTGTTAGAATCTGTCgactctccactttctctcacaTGTTCCTGTGAGATCGTACGTGACTCAGCCTCTAAAACCTGGTTGAGAGatttattatccatttatctactatttttttatcatatattgCACTATTTTTGTGAACCTATAGACTTTGATAAAGACATTTGAAGCACCAAAACatttcatccacatcagtaaaggtttattttcacaaaatatttgaagaatttcaaaaaaccAGACAGTTTATCATTATAGAAAGAGCTGAGATCGATCTGAACATTGTGATATAAACACTTGAGTGTTATCTAATATGTCAGTTCCCTTTAAAAggtgaattaaaaacaataatgtagaaattatttttatgacatctaCACCACTGGACGACTCTGTgtgacacatacacatgtatttCTAGGACCCGACAAATGGGTGCAGGACTTCCCTGTGGCCGACGGGCCCCGCCAGTCTCCTATCAACATCGTCCCCAGGGAGGCCCAGTACGACTCCTCCCTGAAGGCTCTGAAGCTCAAGTACGACCCCTCCAACGCCACGGGCATCCTCAACAATGGACACTCCTTCCAGGTGGACTTTCTGGACGACACAGACACTTCCAGTAAGCACAGATCGGCTCCTAGTGTtaatataatactatatatCTATAGATATACTGCAGCCTATATAGACATTTCCATTTAACTTTATCTAGCCGTCCTGTTCAcgcctccacccctccacccctccgcCCCTCCACCCCTGCTGTATGCACTGTAGCAGATAAGagcatgtgatgatgtcatgttcaGTTAACCCTGATCACCCTTGTTTCATTATCTGGAGGTCAACAGGACATCTGCAGCACCTCgcccccccccgcccctccaGTGCACACAATAGAATGAATTAAActctttattatttatgaaacatgaaggaaacgttacactgattttattttggcTCCAACCTTATTGATATTAAAACTGATATTTAAATCAGTTTCTAGGagtgaacagaagaaaaacagacgTTAGCATGAACATACAGCAGATATCCTGAGTTGCCCTGATGATTTACTGTGTTAGCTAGCAttaactagcaagctaaccctggcttctgtcttATGTAGGCTAGCATTCAGGTTGCTAACAGTCGGGTTGCTAACAGTCAGATTGCTAACAGTCAGGTTGCTAACAGTCAGGTTGCTAACAGTCAGGCTGCTAACAGTCAGGCTGCTAACAGTCAGGTTGCTAACAGTCAGGTTGCTAACAGTCAGGCTGCTAACAGTCAGGCTGCTAACAGTCAGGTTGCTAACAGTCAGGTTGCTAACAGTCAGGTTGCTAACAGTCAGGCTGCTAACAGTCAGGTTGCTAACAGTCAGGCTGCTAACAGTCAGGCTGCTAACAGTCAGGTTGCTAACAGTCAGGCTGCTAGCAGGAGGAAATttaaaatggtggatatatcAAAGTGTGAGCTGAATTTCTGTGGAGAAATCCCATGAAACTGTCGCCATGAATGAATTATTTTGCAGGAAGTAGAGCAGCTGATGAGGAAACAGCTTCATCTCCAGAGCTTTAGGTTTTAAAATGGTAGTGTGATTAATTATAGGCTATGCTATTGTGgattaattgtaaattaaaattaatttacatttattgtaaCTTTAATCCACCTATTCTGATGTGAACTTGTAACTTATTATAACACAGCATCATTTCTTAAAGTTTCAGTCTTTGATCTGTTACTGTTaattttatgtaaatgtaaataaattccTGGTAAAtctgtaaattcagatcttttatgttaataaaccatttggttgacaTCATTAAAAAGTCCTCTTTGTTCTGATGAGACCAAAGCTCCGCCCCTGGTTGGATGATGCAGGTTACTAACGAGCCGTGTTGatattgagtgtgtgtttacctgagaCTGTGTTGTGTCGTTGCGAACAGCTCTGACTGGAGGACCTATTTCTGGAACGTACCGTCTGAGACAGTTTCATTTCCACTGGGGAGCCAGTGACGACCGAGGCTCCGAGCACACCGTCAACGACATCAAGTTCCCCTGTGAGGTACCGATTCAAAGACGCTCACAACCACCAGACACAGTAACACGCCCTCAGTGATGACGCAGAGCAGGATGTAACGGATCTCAGGGCAGTGAGAGAGGACTGTATCTTTAGATCCAATATGTTTTAGATcaataaacaaagaaataaactaGAGACTAGAGCTGCACATTAATCAAAGTATGATCAAAATCTCAATGTGCAAATATCCAAACCATCCTCTCAGGACGTGTTGGTACAAGATCCTGTCGTATCAGGCCCCAGACGCTGGAAATCTGTTGTCATGTTTAATTacaatttaattattatatttttattcattatttcaaacaaaaataatatttgtaatttttttttaaactattcgATTATTCTTTCGAAGTTTGTCTGCGTGATTTTgaccttgtgaacacaatatctccatAACGCCTTAAAGGAACATCTTCAAATTTAGTACAAaggttcacttggactcaacgGCAAagtgattagactttggtggtcaaaggtcaaaggtcaaggtcacggtgacctcagaacACACTTTTTAGacataactcaagacttcaaaaCTCTGTGTTCTTCCTGTCAGCTGCACCTGGTGCACTGGAACACCAAGTACCCGAGCTTCGGCGAGGCGGCCAGCCAGCCTGACGGACTCGCTGTGGTCGGGGTGTTCCTCAAGGTGAGTGTTTCATCGCTTCATCCCAGACCATCAGCAGACTGGAGCTGCTTTAAGTATTCaattaaattgtgtgtgtgtgtgtgtgtgtgtgtgtgtgtgtgtccagattGGAGCTGCCAACCCCAGACTTCAGAAGGTTCTGGATGCCTTGGACGCAATTAAAACCAAGGTAAAAACAAACGTCCCACAATTCAGCAACACACCGAATGTTCTCACACTCTGTGAAAAGTCATTAATAAGCTTTGGAaactttccttccttccttccttccttccttccttccttgacTCCTGCAGGGAAAGCAGACCACTTTTGCCAACTTCGACGCAAAGACTCTTCTTCCCAGTTCTCTGGATTATTGGACCTATGATGGCTCTCTGACCACGCCCCCCCTGCTGGAGAGTGTCAGCTGGATTGTCCTCAAGGAGCCAATCAGTGTCAGCCCTGCACAGGTAAGTGCCAAGTTTTACATCgaacagtttatttaaataaagttcattaatgacagaaaaaaaactgagaaagcaaaaagaaaagaattcaCCTGCAAAAATCCCCCAGGTAACCAGTAAGTATGTGGACAGTCATTACAGACGCTTGTTTATAATTATTCCTccttaaagctccatgtttcttcttcttctgtgttttatttgaagtgttgaaccataagaagatataaaaaccatctcagtgtagttttacatctcctctctcaggcttctctctggagctctagtaacaacaggattggatggtgggtccaggtgggcggggcttggtgactgctttgttgtgacatcacaaagttccagaagtcctgacggctggttttaaggctcagtttctgaatacaggctgtgtgcatttctctgtggactgaggctttgatactttcacagtattaatatagaagctagagctgatctataatctataatcacactacacatggacacacacctttacgCTGGAGGAAACAATCATGAATATCACAAACCCTGAAGTGTGAATAAGATGTGAATATAACATCCAAATACTACAGAAAGCTTCGTGCTCTTGACCTGTGGCTGGATTACAGCCTGTCAAAGTTAGATTTGTTtcagaagaaaaagacatttgtttGAGTTGCTTCTGTTTGGAGGAAGAGAAGTTCAGTCTGCGCCGTACAGCAGGATAAAGAGCcaaacataacaacaactgGAGCAAAGCCACAGCTGGATTACACACTGgatataatgtaaatataaccAGGAAGGTCatatgagtctgtgtgtgtgtgtgtgtgtgtgtgtgtgtctaaataaagacattttcttgGCTGCTCTGTGGGTGGCACAGCTCAGGACGTGAGGCTGcttttgcagtgtttttaatatgctcacacacacttcagactTGGATTGGACGTCCTCTCAGTCAGTGGTTGAAGGAGCCTGAACGTGGGTCTGAGCGTCGtgaaggtcacagtgacagatATCATATCACGCTTCAGAGCAGGGCGGGTCCGAGCCCAGCGCCCTGTGTTTCATTTAGATTACACTAAGTGACTGTATCTGCACCGGCAGTGTGCACACATAATGAACACCACACACTCCACAGTCATGTGACAGAGAAGCCACACGGAGCAGGTGAAGTTTCAAAGCTCAGTTTCCCTTCAGTTAATAAAGCCTGGGTGTTTAATTAGAAGATGCTTCTCCtgtagaaatgaaaacacactgaagcaGAGAAGAGCTGCTGACTGAAGTCCATGTTCAGCAGCTAGCTAAAGGCTAAATGGCTCCCAGAAGAGTTGTTGTTTATGCCACAATGCTGCTgtagtcatacacacacacacacacacacacacacacacacacacacacacacacgcttggtTCCAGGCTGTTTCAGTAGTTGGACAGTTTCTGAGCGACgtgtgtgaggctgtgtgtTGCACCACTGTGTGCACATGAGAGATAACCGCTGTGGCAGGAGGGTGTGAGGTGTCTGCG encodes:
- the cahz gene encoding carbonic anhydrase, producing the protein MSHGWGYGPSNGPDKWVQDFPVADGPRQSPINIVPREAQYDSSLKALKLKYDPSNATGILNNGHSFQVDFLDDTDTSTLTGGPISGTYRLRQFHFHWGASDDRGSEHTVNDIKFPCELHLVHWNTKYPSFGEAASQPDGLAVVGVFLKIGAANPRLQKVLDALDAIKTKGKQTTFANFDAKTLLPSSLDYWTYDGSLTTPPLLESVSWIVLKEPISVSPAQMAKFRSLLFTGEGEAPCCMVDNYRPPQPLKGRRVRASFK